The Rubidibacter lacunae KORDI 51-2 genome window below encodes:
- a CDS encoding ExeM/NucH family extracellular endonuclease: protein MTLNSGDIGFVQYNADGTDNFAFVALVDIPANETIFFTDSGWQSAGTLRNTEGTIEYTTPAGGLAADTVVTIDTTPSASVGTIVGESNDLNFSVNGDQILAYQGSAASPTFIAALNNQGSAVWQSDTSSSNDSALPSGLTNGTNAVAINEVDNVIYNGPTTGDRATLLAALNNASNWTGGSNTTPQIFSGSFTITGSTPDTTPPAIASLTPSDDATDVAIGADLEISFNENVQRGTGNLLLKLLSDDSVVETFDAASSSQLSISNGTVAIDPTSELLASTGYYVEIASGAIEDTSSNAFAGISGNSLWNFTTEAAAGPAIVINEILFDPPSGVDVSGDGTDNTSQDQFVEFVNVSGASLDISGWTLSDDVGVRHTFPSGTVLPADEAVVVFGGGGTPSGSFGNAIVQVASTNQLGLNNSGDTVTINDGTSNVASESYTSGGSDESLTRDPDLTGTFTGHIGATGSSGAAFSPGTQIDGSPFTSSTTPSLVFNELRISASAGDTTNNFVELFGAPGMSLDGLTLVVLSGEFAPGQVDFAIDLTGGSTDGDGFALIANSSTGASTDAGDVLVSPLDFFGSPSTFAIVENFTGSQGSDLDTNDDGTLDSMPWDSVIVDLSLIDGDTNPDFSYSSNIEGPDGNFPPAGLARTTDGTGAFQQLSFSDTSQDTPGASNSGGSSSSVPASIPEIQGSGATSPLEGATVTTTGVVVGDFQGSDELRGFFIQDPEGDSDPATSDGIFVFVPTANTTWFGFDVAVGDEVEVTGRVNEFNTFTELDFITDITINSSGNVIVPTTVTLPEATQGELEQNEGMLVEIASTMTVSQNFFLGRYGQLTLSSPDDGGTAGRLFQPTNVFDPLSPEATALAEENARRLLVLDDGQDVSGFGDNPFPVPYIGAPDTDGNPTNIIRAGDTVSNLEGVLDFGRINSSSSPVRDYRLHPTVAPVFTEANPRPIAPDPVGGSLKVGAFNVLNFFNGDGVGGGFPTSRGADTATELERQTDKIVDAIAGIDADILGLVEIENDGFGPTSAIASLVNAINAEVGAGTYTYVDPGTAQLGSDEIAVGFIYKPATVGIASGTSIAFLDTGEFDPVSAARHRVPLAVTFADLATNEEFTATVNHFKSKGSLTGIPQDIDQGDGQGNNNFSRTNAANELAAWLATDPTGSGDPDFAILGDLNAYAQEDPIAALETAGYTDVIEQFEGNKAYTFTFDGQAGYLDHALVSPSLLGQVTGATAWHINTDEAEVLDYDEEFNSQPYSAPDPYRSSDHDPVIVGLTLGSNEVPEIIPDAVNIPEGSPNLTPVITITATDVDDDPLSFNIIGGNDDADGDSNAPFGISSMGAIFVSDSDDLDYETQASYALDVEVSDGLATDVATITVNLLDLNETGIRSSGDDLIVGTDNKDRLRAKGGNDVIYGKGDRDVIFGGRGNDIVDGGAGRDRLFGRGGNDILLGGPGNDILIGGRGEDVLNGGEGRNRLRGGANADIFVVNPGAMDFIYGYVDGADRLGLPDGLTFGDLTVSKAANGATIALDTSPSDIFAKLLGVNSSDITQSDFVAI from the coding sequence ATGACTCTTAACTCCGGCGACATTGGGTTTGTTCAATACAATGCAGACGGCACGGACAATTTCGCTTTCGTAGCCTTGGTCGATATCCCGGCGAACGAAACGATCTTTTTCACAGATAGCGGCTGGCAGTCGGCCGGCACCCTCCGTAACACCGAAGGCACCATCGAATACACGACGCCTGCTGGCGGCTTGGCTGCGGACACGGTGGTAACGATCGACACAACGCCGAGCGCATCCGTCGGCACGATCGTCGGCGAGTCGAACGACCTGAACTTCTCAGTCAACGGCGACCAAATCCTGGCATATCAGGGCTCTGCTGCTAGCCCGACCTTCATTGCCGCTCTCAACAACCAAGGGTCAGCAGTCTGGCAGTCAGACACATCTAGTTCCAATGACTCCGCGCTCCCTAGTGGTTTGACAAACGGCACTAATGCCGTTGCTATCAATGAAGTGGATAACGTCATCTACAACGGTCCGACCACGGGCGATCGCGCAACTCTCCTAGCCGCACTCAACAACGCCAGCAACTGGACCGGCGGCAGCAACACCACCCCTCAAATATTTTCTGGTAGCTTCACGATTACCGGCAGCACTCCCGATACAACACCGCCGGCGATCGCGTCCCTGACCCCGTCTGACGACGCCACGGATGTAGCGATCGGTGCCGACCTGGAGATTTCTTTCAACGAGAACGTCCAGCGTGGGACGGGCAACCTCCTGCTGAAGCTACTGTCGGACGACTCGGTGGTTGAAACGTTCGATGCGGCATCCTCCTCCCAGCTGAGCATCAGCAACGGTACGGTCGCGATCGACCCGACGAGCGAACTTTTGGCTAGCACCGGCTACTACGTGGAAATTGCCTCAGGCGCGATCGAAGACACCAGCAGCAATGCCTTTGCAGGTATCTCTGGTAACAGCCTCTGGAACTTCACGACGGAAGCGGCAGCCGGTCCGGCGATCGTTATCAACGAAATCCTCTTCGATCCCCCATCAGGTGTTGATGTCAGCGGCGACGGCACCGACAACACCAGTCAGGACCAGTTCGTCGAGTTTGTCAACGTCTCCGGCGCGTCCCTCGATATCTCCGGCTGGACGCTCAGCGATGACGTTGGCGTGCGCCACACCTTCCCCAGTGGAACGGTTCTGCCTGCCGATGAGGCAGTCGTGGTCTTCGGCGGTGGTGGCACGCCCTCGGGCTCATTTGGAAACGCGATCGTCCAGGTTGCTAGCACCAACCAGCTCGGCCTCAACAACAGCGGTGATACTGTCACGATTAACGATGGCACCAGCAATGTTGCCTCTGAGAGCTACACCAGCGGCGGCAGCGATGAATCCCTCACCCGCGATCCCGACCTCACCGGCACCTTCACCGGACATATCGGCGCAACGGGATCGAGCGGTGCGGCCTTCTCGCCGGGAACCCAGATCGATGGCTCACCCTTCACCTCATCAACAACTCCCAGTCTCGTCTTCAACGAACTGCGCATTTCTGCGTCGGCTGGCGACACCACTAACAACTTTGTCGAGCTGTTCGGCGCCCCTGGTATGTCCCTCGACGGGCTGACACTGGTGGTGCTGTCGGGTGAATTTGCGCCGGGGCAGGTGGATTTTGCGATTGACCTGACGGGGGGCTCCACCGACGGCGACGGTTTTGCGCTGATTGCCAACAGCAGCACTGGGGCTAGCACTGACGCCGGGGACGTGCTGGTTTCTCCGCTGGACTTCTTCGGTAGCCCGAGCACGTTCGCGATCGTCGAGAACTTCACGGGTTCTCAAGGCAGTGACCTCGACACCAACGACGACGGCACGCTCGACAGCATGCCGTGGGATAGCGTCATTGTCGATTTATCGCTGATCGACGGCGACACCAATCCGGATTTCTCCTACAGCAGTAACATTGAGGGTCCCGACGGTAACTTCCCGCCTGCCGGGCTTGCCCGGACCACAGACGGTACGGGTGCATTCCAGCAACTCAGCTTTTCGGACACCTCCCAGGACACACCGGGTGCAAGCAACAGCGGTGGCTCGAGCAGCAGCGTCCCCGCGTCCATTCCGGAAATCCAGGGCAGCGGCGCAACTAGCCCTCTCGAAGGCGCAACCGTGACGACCACGGGCGTCGTAGTCGGTGACTTCCAGGGCAGCGACGAGCTGAGGGGTTTCTTCATCCAAGACCCTGAAGGGGATAGCGATCCCGCCACTTCCGACGGCATCTTCGTTTTCGTGCCGACGGCAAACACCACCTGGTTTGGTTTTGACGTAGCAGTTGGCGATGAAGTCGAAGTCACCGGTCGCGTCAACGAATTCAATACCTTCACCGAACTCGACTTCATTACAGACATCACGATTAACTCCAGCGGCAACGTCATCGTGCCGACAACGGTCACGCTTCCGGAAGCCACCCAGGGCGAACTAGAGCAAAACGAGGGCATGCTGGTCGAGATTGCCTCGACGATGACCGTCAGCCAGAACTTTTTCCTCGGACGCTACGGGCAATTGACGCTTTCCAGCCCCGACGACGGCGGTACCGCCGGTCGCCTGTTCCAGCCCACCAACGTGTTCGATCCGCTCAGCCCTGAGGCGACTGCCCTTGCCGAGGAAAACGCACGCCGCCTTCTGGTGCTTGACGACGGTCAAGACGTCAGCGGATTTGGCGATAATCCTTTCCCCGTTCCTTACATCGGCGCACCTGACACGGACGGCAACCCCACCAACATCATCCGCGCGGGCGACACGGTTTCCAATCTCGAAGGCGTGCTCGACTTCGGTCGCATCAACTCCTCTAGCTCACCGGTACGCGACTATCGCCTCCACCCCACTGTGGCGCCGGTCTTCACAGAGGCAAATCCGCGCCCGATCGCGCCCGACCCTGTCGGCGGCTCGCTCAAGGTTGGTGCGTTCAACGTACTCAACTTCTTCAACGGCGACGGCGTGGGCGGCGGCTTCCCTACCTCACGCGGTGCGGATACGGCAACAGAACTCGAACGCCAGACTGACAAGATCGTCGACGCGATCGCCGGGATCGACGCTGATATCCTGGGTCTGGTCGAAATCGAGAACGACGGCTTCGGTCCTACTAGCGCGATCGCCTCGCTCGTCAACGCCATTAACGCCGAAGTCGGTGCTGGCACTTACACCTACGTCGATCCCGGTACCGCGCAACTGGGCAGCGACGAAATTGCCGTCGGATTCATCTACAAGCCGGCTACCGTCGGTATCGCTTCCGGAACCAGCATCGCCTTTCTGGACACGGGCGAGTTCGACCCGGTCTCGGCTGCGCGCCACCGCGTCCCGCTAGCGGTCACCTTCGCAGACCTGGCTACGAATGAGGAATTCACCGCCACTGTCAACCACTTCAAGTCCAAAGGCTCGCTTACTGGCATTCCCCAGGATATCGACCAAGGCGACGGTCAGGGCAACAATAACTTCTCGCGCACCAACGCTGCCAACGAACTCGCCGCATGGCTGGCCACGGACCCGACCGGCAGCGGCGATCCTGACTTCGCGATCCTCGGCGACCTCAACGCCTACGCTCAAGAAGACCCGATCGCGGCATTGGAGACCGCAGGCTACACCGATGTCATCGAGCAATTTGAGGGCAATAAAGCCTACACGTTCACCTTCGACGGTCAAGCCGGCTACCTCGACCACGCGCTCGTCAGTCCATCGTTGCTCGGTCAAGTCACGGGCGCGACCGCATGGCACATCAACACCGACGAGGCCGAAGTTCTCGATTACGACGAGGAGTTTAACTCCCAACCCTACTCCGCGCCCGACCCGTACCGCTCCTCCGATCACGACCCAGTCATCGTGGGTCTGACCCTGGGGAGCAATGAAGTCCCGGAGATTATCCCTGACGCGGTCAACATTCCCGAGGGCAGCCCAAACCTTACTCCCGTTATCACCATCACTGCCACCGACGTTGATGACGACCCGCTGAGCTTCAATATTATCGGCGGGAATGATGACGCGGATGGCGACAGTAACGCCCCCTTTGGTATCTCCTCGATGGGCGCGATTTTCGTCAGCGACTCCGACGACCTCGATTACGAAACTCAAGCCAGCTATGCGCTCGACGTTGAAGTCAGCGACGGTCTCGCAACCGACGTTGCTACCATTACTGTCAACCTTCTCGACCTCAACGAGACGGGTATCCGCAGCAGCGGCGACGATCTGATCGTCGGCACCGATAACAAGGATCGCCTGCGTGCCAAAGGTGGCAATGATGTCATCTACGGTAAAGGCGATCGCGATGTCATCTTCGGCGGTCGCGGCAACGACATTGTCGACGGTGGGGCAGGCAGGGATCGCCTGTTCGGCAGAGGCGGAAACGATATTCTCTTGGGCGGTCCTGGCAACGACATCCTCATCGGCGGTCGCGGCGAGGACGTCCTGAACGGTGGTGAGGGACGCAACCGCCTGCGCGGGGGTGCCAATGCTGACATCTTCGTAGTGAACCCGGGCGCGATGGACTTTATCTACGGCTACGTGGACGGCGCGGATCGCTTAGGGCTGCCCGACGGTCTGACCTTCGGAGATCTAACCGTTTCCAAAGCAGCAAACGGCGCGACGATCGCGCTCGACACCAGCCCCAGCGACATCTTTGCCAAGCTTCTGGGTGTCAACAGCAGTGATATCACTCAAAGCGATTTCGTTGCCATCTAA
- a CDS encoding cysteine desulfurase family protein, which yields MQIYLDHSATTPPRPEAIAKMQIAMQEQWGNPSSLHEWGQRSTTMLELARAQVAELLGAIDPAAIVFTSGGTEADNLAILGVAKCYAEPQHLIISSVEHPAVSQPAYWLERRGWQVTYLRVDRCGRVRPHDLIAALRPNTVLVSVIFAQSEVGTLQPIAELGAIARDRGVLFHADAVQAAGRVALDVESLPIDLLSVSSHKLYGPLGAGALYVRPGVELEPQLGGGRQEAGLRSGTPALPAIAGFGAAAELAARELPGEGERLQHLRDRLFAQLSDCESLVPTGDLHQRLPHHASFVVRRSGELLTGRTVVRQLNLAGIGISAGSACHSGKVSPSPILTAMGYSETDALAGIRLTLGHSTTVEDIDWTALVLKQVLKRLGCGRQLTACN from the coding sequence TTGCAAATTTATCTCGACCACAGCGCGACGACACCGCCGCGCCCCGAGGCGATCGCCAAAATGCAGATAGCGATGCAGGAGCAGTGGGGCAATCCGTCGAGCTTGCACGAGTGGGGCCAACGATCGACAACGATGCTCGAACTTGCCCGCGCTCAAGTGGCGGAGTTACTCGGCGCGATCGATCCGGCAGCAATTGTCTTCACTTCCGGCGGCACGGAAGCCGACAACTTAGCGATCCTCGGCGTTGCCAAGTGCTATGCCGAACCCCAGCATTTGATTATCTCCAGCGTCGAGCATCCGGCAGTATCGCAACCCGCATACTGGTTGGAACGCCGGGGCTGGCAAGTGACATACCTGCGCGTGGATCGTTGCGGTCGCGTTCGACCTCACGATCTTATTGCCGCACTGCGACCGAATACGGTCTTGGTTTCTGTCATTTTTGCTCAAAGCGAAGTCGGCACGCTGCAGCCGATCGCGGAACTGGGTGCGATCGCGCGCGATCGAGGCGTGTTGTTCCACGCTGACGCCGTACAGGCAGCCGGTCGGGTTGCACTCGACGTCGAATCGCTGCCGATAGATTTACTATCGGTGTCGAGTCACAAGCTTTACGGTCCGTTGGGAGCCGGCGCACTCTACGTCCGACCCGGCGTCGAACTTGAACCGCAACTGGGTGGCGGCAGGCAAGAGGCAGGGTTGCGCTCTGGAACGCCGGCACTGCCGGCAATCGCGGGGTTTGGGGCCGCCGCTGAGCTGGCAGCCCGCGAACTGCCTGGCGAAGGCGAGCGACTGCAGCACCTTCGCGATCGCCTGTTCGCACAACTGAGCGACTGCGAGTCTCTGGTCCCGACCGGCGACTTGCACCAGCGATTGCCCCATCACGCCAGTTTCGTCGTGCGCCGCTCCGGCGAGCTATTGACCGGAAGGACGGTAGTCAGGCAGCTCAATCTGGCCGGAATCGGCATCAGCGCCGGGTCGGCCTGCCACAGTGGCAAGGTCAGTCCGAGTCCCATACTGACGGCGATGGGGTACTCGGAAACTGATGCGCTGGCTGGGATTCGCCTGACCCTCGGCCACAGCACAACGGTCGAAGACATCGACTGGACGGCACTCGTTCTGAAGCAAGTACTCAAACGCCTCGGTTGCGGGCGCCAGCTGACTGCATGCAACTAA
- a CDS encoding DUF1995 family protein: MTDIPRSLEETIGQARESTLLAIESGYRRLQVDLAIPEIALQGQRLAWSFSELFRDCGMGLKVLFADTGAAALARRDWGEVPFRVDDLGSRNFPIERKMATEDEIYLLPCPSAVEVQKVEELCNLAGDRPVILLAPQLEDVSIVGIGYAARQLRERFLSTLDTSYYLRPMEGAVVLRRFPAPWQVWRELEDDGYELLHEGGQKPMAEALDRILAGTDADEGEKATPVPTKKPGMLTNLQRFLRALSN; encoded by the coding sequence ATGACCGACATCCCTCGCTCCCTCGAAGAAACGATCGGGCAAGCTCGAGAGTCCACGCTGCTGGCGATCGAATCCGGTTACCGCCGCCTTCAAGTGGACTTAGCCATTCCCGAGATTGCCCTGCAAGGTCAGCGACTGGCGTGGAGCTTCAGCGAGCTATTTCGCGATTGCGGGATGGGACTGAAGGTGCTCTTCGCCGACACCGGTGCGGCAGCGTTGGCGCGGCGCGATTGGGGTGAAGTGCCATTCCGGGTCGACGATCTCGGCAGCCGTAATTTTCCCATCGAGCGCAAGATGGCAACGGAGGACGAGATTTACTTGCTGCCGTGTCCTTCGGCAGTAGAAGTTCAGAAAGTAGAAGAGCTGTGCAATCTCGCTGGCGATCGCCCGGTTATCCTGCTCGCTCCCCAGCTCGAAGACGTATCGATCGTGGGAATTGGTTACGCAGCACGCCAGCTACGCGAGCGATTTTTAAGCACGCTCGACACTAGCTATTACCTTCGTCCCATGGAAGGTGCTGTTGTCTTACGGCGTTTTCCGGCTCCCTGGCAGGTATGGCGCGAGCTAGAGGACGACGGGTACGAACTGCTGCACGAAGGCGGACAGAAACCCATGGCTGAAGCCCTAGATCGCATCCTAGCCGGCACCGATGCTGATGAGGGCGAGAAAGCAACGCCCGTTCCGACTAAGAAGCCGGGGATGCTTACAAACCTGCAGCGGTTCCTCCGTGCATTGAGCAATTGA
- a CDS encoding ABC transporter ATP-binding protein, translated as MTDTNHRAATEPLLVVEDVYAGYVKDLDILQGINFAIAPGELVAVIGPNGAGKSTLAKTIFGLLKPNRGEIWFKGENIAGLRSNAIVQRGMCYVPQISNVFPSLSVEENLEMGAFVLSGSNKQLKERIFTMFPVLKRRRRQRAGTLSGGERQMLAMGRALMLDPDLLLLDEPSAALSPQLVSSVFEQIKAINQAGKAIVLVEQNARRALEMADRGYVLESGRDRFEGPGRELLNDPKVGELYLGAAYHT; from the coding sequence ATGACCGATACCAATCACCGTGCCGCGACGGAACCGCTTCTTGTGGTCGAGGACGTATACGCGGGGTACGTTAAAGACCTCGACATCCTGCAAGGCATTAACTTCGCGATCGCGCCGGGAGAGCTCGTGGCAGTGATCGGCCCCAACGGTGCAGGCAAATCGACCCTCGCCAAAACAATCTTCGGATTGCTCAAGCCCAATCGCGGGGAGATTTGGTTCAAAGGGGAGAACATCGCCGGCCTGCGCTCTAACGCGATCGTCCAGCGCGGCATGTGCTACGTGCCGCAAATTTCCAACGTGTTCCCTTCGCTGTCGGTTGAAGAAAACCTCGAGATGGGCGCGTTCGTTTTGAGCGGTTCTAACAAACAACTCAAAGAGCGTATCTTCACGATGTTTCCCGTCCTAAAACGGCGCCGGCGCCAGCGCGCCGGCACGCTCTCGGGCGGCGAGCGTCAGATGTTGGCAATGGGTCGGGCGCTGATGCTCGACCCAGATTTGCTGCTCCTCGACGAACCATCTGCGGCGCTGTCACCACAACTGGTGTCGAGCGTGTTCGAGCAGATTAAGGCCATCAACCAAGCAGGGAAAGCGATCGTGCTCGTCGAACAAAACGCGCGGCGCGCATTGGAGATGGCGGATCGCGGCTACGTCTTAGAAAGCGGACGCGATCGCTTTGAGGGTCCCGGTCGCGAGTTGCTGAACGATCCGAAGGTTGGCGAATTGTATTTGGGCGCGGCTTATCACACATAG
- a CDS encoding indolepyruvate ferredoxin oxidoreductase subunit alpha gives MPYTIATDICEGVADCTDACPVACIHPGPGKNVKGTDWFWIDFNTCIDCGICLQVCPVEGAIVPEERPELQKTPE, from the coding sequence GTGCCCTACACTATTGCGACCGACATCTGCGAGGGGGTTGCCGATTGCACCGACGCTTGTCCGGTCGCCTGCATCCATCCCGGTCCCGGCAAGAATGTCAAAGGCACCGATTGGTTCTGGATCGACTTTAACACCTGCATCGACTGTGGCATTTGCCTGCAAGTATGCCCGGTTGAAGGCGCGATCGTTCCTGAAGAACGTCCCGAACTCCAAAAGACTCCAGAATAG
- a CDS encoding DUF4336 domain-containing protein: MTAFFDRAWPFWPALPIYPFDQRPTLRREAIADTLWTFDQFQGIFYVVVPVRMSVIRLERGGLLVYAPIAPTAECVRLVRELEARYGEVKYIILPTASGLEHKVFVGPFARRFPNAHVFVVQGQWSYPANLPLSWLGFPSKRTHVLPADSRDAPFADEFDYACLGPIQLGLGPFAEVAFYHRRSRALFTTDTILSLPADPPPVLNQHPYPLLFHARSDVREAIVDTPDNRRRGWQRMSLFAFYFQPGALEIVPLGRALRESVHSSDRSKKGYFGLFPFRWVGDDWQRSFQKLHDGGRLFVAPILQKLILNRAPNATRAWVGRVTAWEFEQIVPCHLTAPVAATPDQFRAAFAFLDAESAPGTERHPLPAEDFAFLDDLNERLVAAGIAPPPLR; the protein is encoded by the coding sequence ATGACAGCATTCTTCGATCGCGCCTGGCCGTTCTGGCCCGCACTGCCAATCTATCCCTTCGACCAGCGCCCGACCCTCCGCCGCGAAGCGATCGCCGACACCCTGTGGACATTCGATCAATTCCAGGGCATTTTCTACGTGGTCGTGCCGGTGCGGATGAGCGTGATACGGTTGGAGCGCGGCGGCTTACTGGTCTATGCTCCGATCGCGCCAACGGCAGAATGCGTGCGCCTCGTCCGCGAGTTGGAAGCGCGTTACGGCGAAGTCAAGTACATCATCTTACCCACTGCGTCCGGGCTGGAGCATAAGGTCTTCGTCGGACCTTTCGCGCGGCGTTTCCCGAACGCGCACGTGTTTGTGGTGCAAGGACAGTGGAGTTACCCGGCTAATTTGCCGCTGAGTTGGTTGGGGTTTCCGAGCAAACGCACTCACGTCCTGCCAGCCGACAGTCGCGATGCGCCCTTTGCCGACGAATTCGACTATGCTTGTCTCGGACCGATTCAGCTCGGGCTCGGACCCTTCGCCGAAGTCGCGTTTTACCACCGGCGATCGCGCGCGCTCTTCACCACCGACACGATCCTGTCGCTGCCTGCCGACCCACCACCCGTTCTGAACCAGCATCCGTATCCGCTGCTGTTCCACGCCCGCAGTGATGTGCGCGAGGCGATTGTTGACACCCCAGATAACCGCCGCCGGGGCTGGCAGCGTATGTCTTTGTTTGCGTTTTACTTTCAACCCGGCGCGCTCGAAATCGTGCCGCTCGGCCGGGCACTCCGCGAATCCGTGCATTCCTCCGATCGCTCCAAAAAAGGGTACTTCGGGTTGTTTCCGTTTCGGTGGGTCGGCGACGACTGGCAGCGATCGTTCCAGAAGCTCCACGATGGCGGGCGGTTGTTCGTCGCTCCGATCCTGCAAAAGCTCATTCTCAACCGCGCGCCGAACGCAACGCGCGCTTGGGTCGGTCGCGTGACCGCTTGGGAGTTCGAGCAGATCGTTCCCTGCCACCTCACCGCCCCAGTTGCTGCAACGCCAGACCAATTCCGTGCCGCCTTTGCCTTCCTCGATGCCGAGTCGGCACCAGGTACGGAGCGCCATCCACTGCCAGCCGAAGATTTTGCCTTCCTCGATGATTTGAACGAACGCCTCGTCGCCGCTGGCATAGCTCCACCGCCCCTCCGGTAA
- a CDS encoding FAD-dependent oxidoreductase, with amino-acid sequence MRTTIAWWLRWQMYWRMAVMTAYEIVAIGPTLAAREVALRAAQAGLRTAWVTQRSDAKLPASEFYRQAAARAVQIAGPAMGLGEAIAPTSNWQARAELARLAAERGVAAAVLAAAGVDVVVGSGLIEREARSHPVVRAGDRVLPTRRVVLATGTQARVPAIQGLENVEYRSPATIWSRESSIADLPSTVAVAGGDTAGAELAQQLARWGKTVLLLLPDGRAVAGMDAEADAWLQAQLEADGVRVMTQGAIACVRAAEAGGVKLQVGDRGLTAGVLVMAAGVEPRLAGLGLEGLGVKYRPRGLQVDARLRTSQHDILACGADGASGSDRRTRLEARVIAGNLRALPWQQLTASGLPWAIATDPPLATVGLSEAEARQAYGNATFACCSEYASDRLPVAAWMRDEATGFCKLVARPNGRVVGAQVFGALAEEIVGAIALAMKRGVDLYALAAWLPPEDGLAAVVPPTARLGRGRSRGWQRWLDRRLL; translated from the coding sequence GTGCGGACAACGATCGCCTGGTGGCTGCGCTGGCAGATGTATTGGCGGATGGCGGTCATGACAGCGTATGAGATCGTCGCGATCGGTCCGACGCTGGCGGCCCGAGAGGTGGCGTTGCGGGCAGCGCAGGCAGGATTGAGGACGGCATGGGTGACGCAGCGAAGTGATGCCAAGCTCCCTGCCAGCGAGTTTTATCGTCAGGCGGCCGCGCGTGCGGTGCAGATTGCGGGACCGGCAATGGGGCTGGGGGAGGCGATCGCCCCTACAAGCAACTGGCAAGCACGAGCGGAGTTAGCCCGGTTGGCAGCAGAGAGGGGTGTTGCGGCAGCGGTATTGGCGGCAGCGGGTGTCGATGTTGTCGTCGGGAGCGGGCTGATCGAGCGGGAGGCACGATCGCATCCAGTCGTGCGGGCGGGCGATCGCGTGTTGCCGACGCGCCGAGTCGTGTTGGCGACGGGCACCCAGGCACGAGTACCGGCAATTCAGGGGTTGGAGAACGTAGAGTATCGATCGCCGGCAACAATCTGGAGTAGAGAAAGCAGCATCGCCGATTTGCCCTCAACAGTCGCGGTTGCGGGGGGCGATACGGCAGGTGCGGAGTTGGCACAGCAGCTCGCGCGCTGGGGTAAGACGGTACTGTTGCTGTTGCCGGACGGTCGGGCAGTAGCCGGGATGGACGCGGAGGCAGATGCGTGGTTGCAGGCGCAACTAGAAGCGGACGGCGTGCGGGTGATGACCCAGGGGGCGATCGCGTGCGTACGAGCTGCGGAAGCAGGCGGAGTCAAGCTACAGGTGGGCGATCGCGGGCTGACCGCAGGCGTACTGGTAATGGCGGCGGGCGTGGAACCCCGTTTGGCCGGGTTGGGATTGGAAGGGTTGGGCGTTAAGTATCGGCCGCGCGGCCTGCAGGTGGACGCACGCTTGCGGACGTCGCAGCACGACATCTTAGCCTGCGGTGCGGATGGGGCGTCGGGGAGCGATCGCCGGACGCGTCTGGAAGCGCGGGTGATTGCGGGGAATTTGCGGGCGCTACCGTGGCAGCAGCTGACAGCGAGCGGCTTGCCGTGGGCGATCGCGACGGATCCACCTTTAGCGACGGTGGGGTTGTCGGAGGCCGAAGCAAGACAAGCGTACGGCAACGCGACGTTCGCGTGTTGCAGCGAGTATGCAAGCGATCGCTTGCCGGTTGCGGCGTGGATGCGAGACGAGGCAACGGGATTTTGCAAGCTGGTGGCGCGACCGAACGGACGGGTCGTGGGGGCACAGGTGTTCGGCGCACTGGCGGAGGAAATCGTGGGAGCGATCGCGCTGGCAATGAAACGAGGGGTAGACCTCTACGCTCTAGCTGCTTGGCTGCCACCGGAGGATGGTTTGGCGGCAGTGGTGCCACCAACGGCGCGGTTGGGGCGGGGGCGATCGCGCGGCTGGCAACGTTGGCTAGACCGACGCCTATTGTGA